One region of Limnothrix sp. FACHB-406 genomic DNA includes:
- the dnaK gene encoding molecular chaperone DnaK — protein MGKVIGIDLGTTNSCVAVLEGGQAIVIPNSEGARTTPSIVGFGKGGERLVGELAKRQAVTNAENTVFSIKRFIGRRWNETESERRVMPYTCVAGRDETVDVKIRDQSYTPQQISAMVLNKLKQDAEAYLGEAVTQAVITVPAYFTDAQRQATKDAGQIAGLEVLRIVNEPTAAALAYGVDKQDVDRAVLVFDLGGGTFDVSVLQLGDGVFEVKATAGNNHLGGDDFDNCIISWAIEEFKAIEGIDLLEDKMALQRLREAAERAKIELSGSPTTSLNLPFITADETGPKNLEMELTRTKFEELVAHLVQATLDPVDQAIRDSGLAPDQIDRIILVGGSTRIPAVQQAVSARFAGRQPDRSVNPDEAVALGAAIQAGVLGGEVQNLLLLDVTPLSLGLETLGGMFTRIVDRNTPIPTCRSQVFSTAIDGQTSVEIHVAQGERAMVADNKSLGRFLLTGIPPAPRGLPQIEVSFEIDADGILKVSAVDKGTGQKQSIRITNTGGLSTEEVERMRQDAERFADLDRNRRQRVDLKNQIDSLMYSYESALQSNADLIDDSLHQVLKTQADTLGRLDSDPEARFEDLQSAFNALQESLLSVGKRAYQNSEAANKPSSSPQFPSPAPAPSVTGPTSSAFSSPPIASTPVTPPPVTPVATSPAPVSVPSPSPVPAVTPAVPAVNLLANGDGNSFSMPELSVDPPSPIASIALTDLGIELPEDDDSEYDDSTIAADYEAIED, from the coding sequence ATGGGAAAAGTTATCGGGATCGATCTTGGCACGACCAATAGCTGCGTCGCCGTTCTGGAAGGCGGCCAAGCGATCGTCATTCCCAACTCGGAGGGGGCCCGCACCACTCCCAGCATTGTCGGGTTTGGCAAAGGGGGCGAACGGCTGGTGGGGGAGCTGGCCAAACGGCAGGCGGTCACCAACGCCGAAAACACGGTCTTCAGCATCAAGCGCTTTATCGGTCGCCGTTGGAATGAAACGGAGTCCGAGCGGCGTGTCATGCCCTACACCTGCGTGGCCGGGCGCGATGAGACCGTGGATGTGAAAATTCGCGACCAGTCCTACACGCCCCAGCAGATTTCTGCCATGGTGCTGAACAAGCTGAAGCAGGACGCGGAGGCCTACCTGGGGGAGGCGGTCACCCAAGCGGTGATCACGGTTCCTGCCTACTTCACCGATGCCCAACGCCAGGCCACGAAAGACGCGGGCCAGATTGCGGGTCTGGAAGTGCTGCGGATCGTGAATGAACCGACGGCGGCGGCTTTGGCCTACGGTGTTGACAAGCAGGATGTCGATCGGGCGGTGCTGGTGTTTGACCTGGGCGGCGGCACGTTTGATGTGTCGGTGCTGCAACTGGGGGATGGGGTTTTTGAAGTGAAGGCCACGGCCGGGAATAACCACCTGGGGGGCGATGACTTTGATAACTGCATCATTAGCTGGGCGATCGAAGAGTTCAAGGCGATCGAGGGCATTGACCTGCTCGAAGACAAGATGGCCCTCCAGCGCCTGCGGGAAGCGGCAGAGCGGGCCAAAATTGAACTGTCCGGTTCCCCCACCACCTCCCTGAACCTGCCGTTCATCACCGCCGACGAAACGGGGCCCAAGAATTTGGAAATGGAGCTGACCCGCACCAAGTTTGAAGAACTGGTGGCACACTTGGTGCAGGCCACGCTCGACCCGGTGGATCAAGCCATTCGGGATTCGGGCCTTGCGCCCGATCAGATCGATCGAATCATTTTGGTGGGGGGTTCCACTCGCATTCCCGCCGTCCAACAGGCCGTCAGCGCCAGGTTTGCGGGTCGTCAGCCCGATCGCTCCGTGAATCCCGATGAGGCCGTGGCCCTGGGGGCTGCCATCCAAGCGGGAGTCTTGGGCGGCGAAGTGCAAAACCTGCTGTTGCTGGACGTGACTCCCCTATCCTTGGGGTTGGAAACCCTGGGGGGCATGTTTACGCGGATTGTCGATCGCAACACCCCGATTCCCACCTGCCGATCGCAAGTCTTCTCCACCGCGATCGATGGTCAAACCTCCGTGGAAATCCATGTGGCCCAAGGGGAGCGGGCCATGGTTGCCGACAACAAGAGCCTTGGCCGGTTCCTGCTGACCGGCATTCCCCCCGCTCCCCGCGGCCTGCCGCAAATCGAAGTCTCCTTTGAAATTGACGCTGACGGGATCCTCAAGGTCTCGGCCGTGGACAAAGGCACGGGTCAAAAGCAAAGTATCCGGATCACCAATACCGGTGGCCTGTCCACGGAAGAAGTGGAGCGGATGCGGCAGGATGCGGAAAGATTTGCCGATCTTGATCGCAACCGACGGCAGCGCGTGGATCTGAAAAATCAGATTGATAGCCTGATGTATAGCTATGAATCGGCACTCCAAAGCAATGCCGATCTGATCGATGATTCGTTGCACCAAGTGCTGAAAACCCAGGCCGACACCCTTGGGCGACTGGATAGCGATCCGGAAGCACGCTTTGAGGATTTGCAATCGGCATTCAATGCGCTTCAGGAATCCCTACTGTCGGTGGGTAAACGGGCTTATCAGAATTCGGAAGCTGCCAACAAGCCCTCATCTTCCCCGCAATTCCCATCCCCCGCTCCCGCTCCTTCCGTGACGGGGCCAACCAGTTCAGCATTCAGCTCCCCCCCGATCGCCTCCACCCCGGTCACGCCGCCGCCCGTGACTCCCGTGGCCACCAGTCCCGCGCCCGTCAGCGTTCCCAGCCCCAGCCCGGTTCCGGCGGTCACCCCTGCCGTGCCTGCGGTGAACCTGTTGGCCAACGGGGATGGGAATAGCTTTTCGATGCCGGAGTTGAGTGTGGATCCGCCATCCCCGATCGCCTCGATCGCCCTCACGGATTTGGGCATTGAGTTACCGGAGGATGACGATTCGGAATACGATGACTCCACGATCGCGGCCGACTACGAGGCGATCGAGGACTAA
- the dnaJ gene encoding molecular chaperone DnaJ encodes MADYYETLGVSRDADKDEIKRAYRRLARKYHPDVNKEAGAEERFKEINRAYEVLSEPEMRARYDRFGEAGVSGAAGGPGFSDFGVGDMGGFADIFETFFGGFAGAGGVGGPGGGRRRSGPVRGDDLRLDLRLDFKEAIFGGEKEIRISHLETCNTCNGSGAKPGTSPKTCGTCGGSGQVRRATRTPFGSFAQVSVCPTCNGTGQVIEDKCTDCGGRGTKQVTKKLKISIPAGVDNGTRLRVSNEGDAGKAGGPPGDLYVYLFVNEEEQFQRDGINILSELSVSYLQAILGATIEVETIDGTEALEIPAGTQPSTVLTLEGKGVPRLGNPSQRGDHLITVQIEIPTRISNEEREILEKLAALRGDSTHKGGRGFLGNLFH; translated from the coding sequence ATGGCTGATTACTACGAGACTCTCGGCGTATCTCGCGACGCAGATAAGGACGAAATTAAGCGAGCCTACCGTCGGTTAGCTCGGAAGTATCACCCCGACGTGAACAAAGAGGCGGGGGCAGAAGAGCGGTTTAAGGAAATTAACCGAGCCTACGAAGTGCTCTCGGAGCCAGAAATGCGGGCCCGGTACGATCGCTTTGGCGAAGCCGGTGTGTCGGGAGCCGCCGGGGGGCCAGGCTTCAGCGACTTTGGTGTGGGCGATATGGGGGGCTTCGCCGACATTTTTGAAACCTTCTTTGGTGGGTTTGCCGGAGCTGGCGGGGTTGGGGGGCCCGGTGGTGGCCGACGACGCAGCGGGCCGGTGCGGGGGGATGACCTCCGCCTCGATTTGCGCCTTGACTTCAAGGAGGCCATCTTCGGTGGCGAAAAGGAAATCCGGATTAGCCATCTGGAAACCTGCAACACCTGCAACGGTTCCGGAGCCAAGCCGGGAACCAGCCCCAAAACCTGCGGCACCTGTGGCGGCTCAGGCCAAGTGCGCCGAGCCACCCGCACGCCCTTCGGCAGTTTTGCGCAAGTGTCCGTTTGCCCCACCTGTAACGGTACGGGTCAAGTGATTGAGGACAAATGCACCGACTGCGGCGGCCGCGGCACCAAACAGGTCACCAAAAAGCTCAAAATCTCCATCCCGGCTGGGGTAGACAACGGCACGCGACTGCGGGTTTCCAACGAAGGCGACGCGGGCAAGGCCGGCGGCCCGCCTGGGGATCTTTACGTTTACCTTTTTGTGAATGAGGAGGAACAGTTCCAACGGGATGGCATCAATATTCTGTCGGAACTGTCCGTGAGCTATTTGCAGGCAATTTTGGGGGCCACGATCGAGGTGGAAACGATCGATGGCACGGAGGCGCTGGAAATTCCGGCCGGAACCCAACCCAGCACGGTGTTAACCCTGGAGGGCAAGGGCGTGCCTCGCTTGGGGAACCCCAGCCAGCGCGGCGATCACCTGATTACGGTGCAGATTGAGATTCCCACGCGGATCAGCAATGAGGAGCGGGAAATTCTCGAGAAATTGGCGGCCCTGCGTGGCGACTCGACCCATAAGGGGGGCCGCGGTTTTTTAGGTAATTTGTTTCATTAG
- a CDS encoding sulfurtransferase TusA family protein — protein MAAIALEPDEQLDLRGTPCPINFVRTKLKLQQMAAGALLEVWLDAGEPIEQVPDSLTMAGYAIEFLGPHPEAADGHFVLQVRKPAAAAAES, from the coding sequence ATGGCGGCGATCGCCCTGGAACCGGATGAACAGCTTGATCTGCGGGGAACGCCCTGCCCCATCAACTTTGTGCGCACCAAGTTGAAACTGCAACAGATGGCCGCCGGGGCGCTGCTGGAAGTGTGGCTGGATGCGGGGGAGCCGATCGAGCAAGTGCCCGATAGTTTAACCATGGCGGGCTATGCGATCGAGTTTTTGGGCCCTCACCCCGAGGCGGCAGATGGTCACTTTGTGCTGCAAGTGCGCAAGCCGGCCGCTGCTGCTGCGGAGTCATGA
- the rsgA gene encoding small ribosomal subunit biogenesis GTPase RsgA, with protein sequence MTGQATTLPAEPIAIERLMGTVLAVQANYYWVQLDPGAPIPATCTTQRLLCLRRARLKKVGQQVAVGDRVVVVEPDWQGQRGAIEEVLPRRSWLDRPPVANVDRVLLVFALAEPALDPHQLSRFLVKAESTGLAVTLCLNKRDLLSAADCQQWRDRLRNWGYDPLLISVYQQQGLQTLHEALAGQTTVVAGPSGVGKSSTIGALIGTDLRTAAVSGKLARGRHTTRHVELFELPGGGLLADTPGFNQPQLTCGPAAIPALFPEIQQRLAIAPCRYGDCRHRNEPDCAVRGDWERYPFYLELLEEAIDYEAAQERQRQTESSFKRKIQRDGREVLEPRLNSKRFRRTSRRLQHQAIEETDDL encoded by the coding sequence ATGACCGGGCAGGCAACGACTCTCCCCGCTGAGCCGATCGCGATCGAACGGTTAATGGGCACGGTTTTGGCCGTGCAAGCCAACTATTACTGGGTGCAGCTTGACCCTGGTGCTCCCATTCCCGCCACCTGCACCACTCAACGGTTGCTGTGTTTGCGGCGGGCCCGCCTGAAAAAGGTGGGTCAACAAGTGGCCGTGGGCGATCGGGTAGTGGTGGTGGAACCGGACTGGCAAGGTCAACGGGGGGCGATCGAAGAAGTCTTGCCCCGCCGCAGTTGGCTCGATCGGCCGCCCGTGGCCAATGTGGATCGGGTGTTGTTGGTTTTTGCCCTAGCGGAACCCGCCTTGGATCCCCATCAACTGAGTCGATTCTTGGTGAAAGCGGAGTCTACGGGGCTGGCGGTCACCCTTTGCCTGAACAAACGGGATTTGCTGTCGGCGGCGGACTGCCAGCAATGGCGCGATCGGCTGCGAAATTGGGGCTATGACCCATTACTGATTAGTGTTTATCAACAACAGGGACTCCAAACCCTACATGAGGCCCTTGCGGGGCAAACAACCGTTGTGGCGGGCCCGTCCGGCGTTGGCAAGTCCAGCACGATCGGGGCCTTAATTGGCACGGATCTACGAACGGCCGCCGTTTCCGGCAAATTGGCCCGCGGTCGCCACACCACCCGCCACGTGGAGCTATTTGAGCTGCCGGGTGGTGGTCTGCTGGCGGATACGCCGGGATTCAATCAGCCTCAACTGACCTGTGGCCCCGCTGCCATTCCGGCCCTGTTTCCCGAAATTCAGCAACGGCTAGCGATCGCCCCCTGTCGCTATGGGGATTGTCGCCACCGCAATGAGCCAGACTGCGCCGTTCGCGGCGACTGGGAACGATATCCTTTCTATCTGGAGTTGCTTGAGGAGGCGATCGACTACGAAGCCGCCCAAGAGCGCCAACGCCAAACCGAAAGCTCCTTCAAGCGCAAAATCCAGCGAGACGGGCGCGAAGTCCTGGAACCCCGGTTGAATAGCAAACGATTTCGCCGCACTTCCCGCCGATTGCAGCACCAGGCGATCGAGGAAACGGATGATCTTTAA
- the hetL gene encoding heterocyst differentiation pentapeptide repeat protein HetL, producing MDVQELIQRGAAGEQKFHLIQMRDVELTAMNFQGFDFKQADFRQARLGKSNLSHCNLQQADLSESLLWGTNLHGADLSEATLREADLTGAILTQTCLKFANFCKAILSGADLARADLQGAVLYEVDFRSTPNHHTNLQHAHFAEADLSYGQLNGAILRHASLEGAKLCRANLRRISGATPLITDLTGANLKRADLSYADLTGAILRDADLRGADLTGTLLGQADLQGAALPDGFALQVS from the coding sequence ATGGACGTGCAAGAACTGATTCAGCGCGGTGCAGCGGGTGAACAAAAATTCCATCTCATCCAAATGCGGGATGTGGAATTAACCGCCATGAATTTCCAGGGATTTGACTTTAAGCAAGCGGATTTTCGGCAAGCAAGATTAGGTAAAAGCAACCTCAGCCATTGCAATCTGCAACAGGCGGATCTGAGTGAATCGCTGCTTTGGGGAACGAATTTGCATGGAGCAGATTTGAGCGAGGCAACGCTGCGAGAGGCAGATTTAACGGGGGCAATTTTGACGCAAACTTGCTTGAAGTTCGCCAACTTTTGCAAGGCAATTTTGAGCGGTGCGGATTTGGCGCGGGCAGATTTGCAAGGGGCCGTTTTATATGAGGTGGATTTTCGATCGACCCCTAATCACCACACGAATTTGCAGCACGCCCACTTTGCGGAGGCAGATTTGAGCTATGGCCAACTGAATGGGGCAATTTTGCGCCATGCATCATTGGAGGGAGCCAAGCTCTGCCGCGCCAATTTACGCCGCATTTCCGGCGCAACGCCTCTGATTACGGATCTGACGGGAGCCAATCTGAAGCGTGCTGACCTCAGCTATGCGGATCTGACGGGGGCGATTTTGCGGGATGCGGATTTGCGCGGGGCGGATTTGACCGGAACGCTGTTGGGGCAAGCGGATTTGCAGGGGGCCGCCCTGCCGGATGGCTTTGCGTTGCAAGTATCCTAG
- a CDS encoding metalloregulator ArsR/SmtB family transcription factor, with protein sequence MTDQDCNPLTPEVLTSIADYFKVLSEVSRLQILCCLRSGPMNVMELTEATGFSQANLSKHLKIMTQAGILSRQPKGVSAYYEVADPKVFVLCQSVCDGIGDRLRQQAQQFQLGPTGMGDRAGRSAAQSHPG encoded by the coding sequence ATGACTGATCAAGATTGCAACCCGCTGACCCCTGAAGTTTTGACCTCGATCGCTGACTATTTCAAGGTGCTTTCGGAAGTGAGCCGCTTGCAAATTTTGTGTTGTTTGCGATCGGGGCCCATGAACGTGATGGAACTGACGGAAGCGACGGGTTTTAGTCAAGCCAACTTGTCCAAACACCTGAAGATTATGACCCAGGCGGGCATCTTGTCCCGGCAGCCCAAGGGCGTTAGCGCCTATTACGAAGTGGCGGATCCCAAGGTATTTGTGCTTTGTCAGAGTGTTTGCGATGGCATTGGCGATCGACTGCGGCAACAGGCTCAACAGTTCCAATTGGGCCCGACGGGAATGGGCGATCGAGCAGGGCGATCGGCCGCCCAAAGCCACCCCGGATGA
- the pyrH gene encoding UMP kinase: MDSKYRRILLKLSGEALMGDLSYGIDPEIVHGIAREVAEVMATGVQLAIVVGGGNIFRGVKAAAGGMDRATGDYIGMIATVMNAMTLQDALERQGVPTRVQTAIAMQEVAEPYIRRRAIRHLEKGRVVIFGAGSGNPFFTTDTTAALRAAEIDADVIFKATKVDGIYDADPKTNPEAKRYTSLNYNHVLTQDLRVMDGTAIALCKENNIPIVVFDLTVSGNIQRAVMGESVGTIVGGRCEVS, from the coding sequence ATGGACTCTAAATACCGAAGAATTCTACTGAAGCTCAGCGGCGAAGCGCTGATGGGTGACTTGTCCTATGGCATCGATCCCGAAATTGTCCACGGCATTGCCCGCGAAGTGGCGGAGGTGATGGCCACGGGGGTGCAACTGGCGATCGTGGTGGGCGGTGGCAATATTTTCCGAGGAGTCAAGGCGGCGGCCGGCGGCATGGATCGGGCCACGGGTGACTACATCGGCATGATCGCCACGGTGATGAACGCCATGACCCTGCAAGATGCCCTAGAGCGCCAAGGGGTACCCACCCGAGTGCAAACCGCGATCGCCATGCAAGAAGTGGCTGAACCCTACATTCGACGACGCGCCATTCGTCATCTAGAAAAGGGACGAGTGGTGATCTTTGGGGCTGGTTCCGGCAACCCGTTTTTTACCACGGACACAACGGCAGCGCTGCGAGCGGCGGAAATTGATGCGGATGTGATCTTTAAAGCCACGAAGGTGGATGGGATCTACGACGCGGATCCAAAGACCAATCCTGAGGCAAAACGCTACACCAGCCTCAACTACAATCATGTTTTGACGCAGGATCTGCGCGTGATGGATGGTACCGCGATCGCCCTGTGCAAGGAAAACAACATCCCGATCGTGGTGTTTGACTTGACCGTTAGCGGCAATATTCAGCGCGCGGTCATGGGAGAATCAGTCGGCACGATTGTAGGAGGACGCTGTGAAGTTAGCTGA
- the frr gene encoding ribosome recycling factor: protein MKLADVESNMQKSVEATLRSFNTLRTGRANTSLLDRIVVEYYGTPTPLKSLAGISTPDASTIAIQPYDKTTLSLIEKAISMDEDIGLTPNNDGSVIRLNIPPLTSERRKELVKVASKYAEEGKVAIRNVRREAIDQIRKQEKSAELSEDEARDLQDQVQKTTDKFISKIDSLLAEKEKDIMTV, encoded by the coding sequence GTGAAGTTAGCTGACGTTGAAAGCAACATGCAAAAGAGTGTGGAAGCCACCCTGCGCTCTTTTAATACGCTTCGAACGGGGCGGGCGAACACCTCCCTGCTCGATCGAATTGTGGTGGAATATTACGGCACTCCTACGCCTTTGAAGTCTTTGGCCGGCATCAGCACCCCCGATGCCAGCACCATTGCGATTCAGCCCTACGATAAAACCACCCTGTCGTTGATCGAAAAAGCGATCTCGATGGATGAAGATATTGGCCTCACGCCCAATAACGATGGTTCGGTGATTCGCCTGAATATTCCGCCCCTCACCTCAGAGCGCCGCAAGGAACTGGTGAAGGTGGCCTCGAAGTATGCCGAAGAAGGCAAGGTCGCCATTCGCAACGTGCGGCGAGAGGCGATCGATCAAATTCGTAAGCAAGAAAAGAGCGCCGAGTTGTCAGAAGATGAAGCTCGTGATTTGCAAGATCAGGTGCAAAAAACCACGGACAAATTCATCTCCAAAATTGACAGCTTGCTAGCGGAAAAAGAAAAGGACATCATGACCGTTTAA
- the bcp gene encoding thioredoxin-dependent thiol peroxidase — protein MTLSVGDLAPDFTLPDGEGNLVQLSALRGQRVVLYFYPRDNTPGCTKEACGFRDHHAEFQAANTVILGVSADDAKAHQKFTQKFSLPFPLLCDLDGSVATAYESYGPKKFMGKEYIGVFRQTFVIGVDGRIEQIYRKVKPEIHPTQVLADLSTPLASPE, from the coding sequence ATGACCCTTTCAGTTGGCGATCTCGCCCCCGATTTCACCCTGCCCGATGGCGAAGGCAACTTGGTGCAACTGTCGGCGCTGCGGGGCCAGCGGGTGGTGCTCTATTTCTATCCTCGGGACAACACGCCCGGTTGCACCAAAGAGGCCTGCGGTTTCCGCGACCACCACGCTGAATTCCAAGCAGCAAACACCGTGATCTTGGGTGTCAGTGCAGACGACGCAAAAGCTCACCAGAAATTCACCCAGAAGTTTTCACTTCCTTTCCCGTTACTCTGTGATCTCGACGGTTCCGTCGCTACCGCCTATGAGAGCTATGGCCCTAAAAAATTCATGGGCAAAGAATATATCGGAGTTTTCCGACAGACTTTCGTTATTGGGGTAGATGGTAGGATTGAGCAAATCTATCGGAAAGTGAAGCCTGAAATTCATCCAACTCAGGTTCTTGCTGACCTTTCAACCCCGTTGGCATCCCCTGAATGA
- a CDS encoding NUDIX hydrolase, producing the protein MLTFQPRWHPLNELGNLAVTGFRPLAQVWRYVKTVLGVVFRHPLVGVTMIPVMPDGRFVLVKRRDNGLWSLPGGLVDWGDTIASTIHRELAEETGLTVVAVGRLVGVYSAFDRDPRIHAVNISVEVQVTGAIAPVDQLEIAEVGLFAPSSIGGMLLAHDHARQVQDYFRGQAVVD; encoded by the coding sequence TTGCTGACCTTTCAACCCCGTTGGCATCCCCTGAATGAACTGGGAAATTTGGCCGTGACCGGTTTTCGTCCTTTGGCCCAAGTTTGGCGCTATGTCAAAACAGTTTTGGGTGTGGTGTTTCGCCATCCCCTGGTGGGTGTGACGATGATTCCGGTGATGCCGGATGGCCGGTTCGTGCTGGTGAAGCGGCGGGATAACGGCCTGTGGTCGTTACCCGGTGGTTTGGTGGATTGGGGCGACACGATCGCTTCGACCATTCACCGTGAGCTGGCGGAGGAAACGGGTCTCACCGTTGTGGCGGTGGGGCGGTTAGTGGGGGTTTATTCGGCCTTTGACCGCGACCCTCGAATCCATGCCGTGAACATTTCTGTGGAAGTGCAGGTGACTGGAGCGATCGCCCCGGTGGATCAACTGGAAATTGCAGAAGTGGGCTTGTTTGCGCCAAGTTCGATCGGGGGGATGTTGTTGGCGCATGATCATGCGAGACAAGTCCAGGATTATTTCAGAGGCCAAGCCGTTGTGGATTAA
- a CDS encoding alpha/beta fold hydrolase translates to MWIKPQTAAQLVRNARMRLPRGDWFWREAGKPNSLAVVCLHGAAHDGGQWQGLLEALGRSTHCLAPDLPGVGESGRPRWESLPGLLAAIDEWLDALRVDRLWLLGADLGAWIAISYALYRPHRVLGVLLVDPEQTLKGAQLRFRWPQLGSPRRRRQTATPSLLKRAVRSPASPINLEWGTVRAEILETKNWDSLVCPVWTLRAVRETGRDRGRSAKGPHAAWLAQTRQAFLPLEGGQQIQEAPELVAEIIARTMANPRSPILQLDL, encoded by the coding sequence TTGTGGATTAAACCCCAGACAGCGGCCCAACTGGTGCGTAATGCCCGAATGCGGTTGCCGCGAGGGGATTGGTTTTGGCGAGAGGCGGGAAAGCCGAACTCGCTGGCGGTGGTTTGTTTGCATGGGGCAGCCCATGACGGCGGCCAGTGGCAGGGGCTTTTGGAAGCGTTGGGGCGATCGACCCATTGCCTTGCGCCGGACTTGCCCGGGGTGGGGGAGTCGGGGCGGCCGCGCTGGGAGTCGTTGCCGGGGTTGCTGGCGGCGATCGATGAGTGGTTGGACGCGCTGCGGGTCGATCGGCTGTGGCTGCTGGGAGCCGACTTGGGCGCTTGGATCGCCATCAGCTATGCCCTGTATCGTCCCCATCGTGTGCTGGGGGTGTTGCTGGTGGATCCGGAGCAAACCTTGAAAGGTGCTCAATTACGATTCCGGTGGCCACAGTTGGGTTCTCCCCGTCGCAGGCGGCAAACGGCGACCCCATCCTTGCTGAAGCGGGCGGTTCGATCGCCTGCATCACCGATCAATTTGGAGTGGGGCACGGTTCGGGCCGAAATTTTGGAAACGAAGAATTGGGATAGTCTGGTTTGTCCAGTTTGGACGCTGCGGGCTGTGCGCGAAACCGGGCGCGATCGGGGGCGTTCAGCCAAGGGGCCCCATGCGGCTTGGTTAGCCCAGACTCGACAGGCGTTTTTGCCTCTGGAAGGGGGGCAGCAAATTCAAGAAGCGCCGGAACTGGTGGCGGAGATCATTGCCAGAACCATGGCAAACCCCCGATCGCCCATTTTGCAACTGGATCTCTAG
- the larB gene encoding nickel pincer cofactor biosynthesis protein LarB, which yields MEDLKRLLEAVAAGRVAPEQAMANLQDQGFFAVEGFAKVDWQRERRTGFPEAIWGQNKTPEQIAAIMLAMRDRGAPVILATRVDRAAYDQIAAIVPDLYYHALARICAWQSPAALRRQLRPGTIALVSAGTADLPVAEEAAVTAELMGFRVDRLWDVGIAGIHRLFAHRDRLAQADVLIVVAGMEGALPSVVAGLVDVPVVAVPTSVGYGANFNGLAPLLTMLNSCAAGVGVVNIDNGFGAAILAGQILRTAARIPIPDRASEDQK from the coding sequence ATGGAGGATCTAAAACGGTTGCTGGAGGCGGTCGCGGCGGGGCGGGTGGCCCCTGAACAGGCCATGGCCAACCTGCAAGATCAGGGTTTTTTTGCGGTGGAAGGGTTTGCCAAGGTGGATTGGCAACGGGAACGGCGCACGGGGTTTCCGGAGGCGATTTGGGGCCAAAACAAAACCCCGGAACAGATCGCAGCGATTATGTTGGCGATGCGCGATCGGGGCGCGCCCGTGATTTTGGCAACGCGGGTCGATCGCGCGGCCTATGACCAAATTGCTGCGATCGTGCCGGATTTGTACTACCACGCCTTGGCGCGGATTTGCGCTTGGCAGTCGCCGGCCGCCCTGCGTCGCCAGCTTCGGCCCGGCACGATCGCCCTGGTGTCGGCGGGAACGGCTGATTTACCCGTGGCGGAAGAAGCGGCGGTGACCGCTGAGTTAATGGGATTTCGGGTCGATCGGCTCTGGGATGTGGGAATTGCGGGTATTCATCGGCTGTTTGCCCACCGCGATCGCCTGGCCCAGGCTGACGTGTTGATTGTGGTCGCGGGGATGGAAGGGGCCTTGCCCAGCGTGGTGGCGGGGTTGGTGGATGTGCCGGTGGTGGCCGTGCCCACCAGCGTGGGCTATGGGGCCAACTTCAACGGATTGGCCCCGCTGCTGACCATGCTCAACTCCTGCGCGGCGGGCGTGGGGGTGGTGAACATTGACAACGGCTTCGGAGCGGCGATCCTGGCGGGCCAAATCCTGCGCACGGCGGCCCGCATTCCCATTCCCGATCGCGCCTCTGAAGATCAAAAATGA